A genomic region of Mesorhizobium sp. NZP2077 contains the following coding sequences:
- a CDS encoding isocitrate lyase/phosphoenolpyruvate mutase family protein, protein MTEQAERARTFHSLHVKGNPIVLYNAWDPGSAKIVEKAGAKAIATGSWPVAAAFGYADGEKIPLELALDNIKRIVAAVDLPVTMDLEGGYGVDPEFVARTVTSALRAGAIGFNCEDQIVGGSGLHDIDVQVERIEAAAAAVKACGIPAFINARTDIFLKAKPDAHDDVLLDQAIERAQAYEKAGANGFFAPGLGDEGLIETLCKSTNLPVNIIALAHVPPRQRLAELGVARISHGPVPYRQMAEWLEAKARLAISG, encoded by the coding sequence ATGACCGAACAGGCCGAGCGTGCGCGGACGTTCCATTCCCTTCACGTCAAGGGCAACCCGATCGTTCTCTACAATGCCTGGGACCCGGGCTCGGCCAAGATCGTCGAGAAGGCGGGCGCCAAGGCCATCGCCACCGGAAGCTGGCCGGTGGCGGCCGCCTTTGGCTATGCCGATGGCGAGAAGATCCCGCTGGAACTGGCGCTCGACAACATCAAGCGCATCGTGGCGGCGGTCGACCTGCCGGTGACCATGGACCTCGAAGGCGGTTACGGCGTCGATCCGGAATTCGTTGCTCGCACGGTGACGTCGGCGTTGCGCGCCGGCGCCATCGGTTTCAATTGCGAAGACCAGATCGTCGGCGGCAGCGGCCTGCACGACATCGATGTCCAGGTAGAGCGCATCGAAGCCGCCGCCGCTGCGGTAAAGGCTTGCGGCATACCGGCGTTTATCAACGCCAGAACCGACATCTTCCTCAAGGCCAAGCCGGATGCGCATGACGACGTGTTGCTCGACCAGGCCATCGAGCGGGCGCAGGCATATGAAAAGGCCGGAGCGAATGGCTTTTTCGCGCCGGGTCTTGGCGACGAGGGCTTGATCGAGACGCTCTGCAAGTCGACGAACCTGCCGGTCAACATCATCGCGTTGGCGCATGTGCCGCCGCGCCAGCGGTTGGCCGAACTCGGCGTCGCCCGCATCAGCCATGGTCCTGTGCCGTACCGGCAGATGGCCGAATGGCTGGAGGCCAAGGCGCGGCTGGCGATCTCGGGTTAG
- a CDS encoding succinylglutamate desuccinylase/aspartoacylase family protein, whose protein sequence is MQKSIERIPGDSEGVSYEFPVFRFAGSDKAASSAYLQAALHAGELPGVVAIDALMPMLNKAAVEGRIKGNITIVPWANPIGRAQYHFGEHQGRFHLGTRTNFNRAFPLLAKPDAKLLPDTALGGADQRLKSRLVQLSLGHDIVLDLHCDDEGLAYLYIHTSLWPAMADCAAAMGVDAVVLWSEDTDGTFEGASIMPYQNVPADVAKFDRRVATTVEYRGILDVDGALATADAEGLYRLLVARGVIADSALPAPGPFKGVVAPLENIDMMPAPRAGAVLYDVKPGDRVARGDRLATVVHAPGEADGRAEVFAPQDGIILTRRSRRIIRAGEDLLKLVGDRKSADARSGTLED, encoded by the coding sequence ATGCAGAAATCGATCGAACGCATTCCCGGTGACAGCGAAGGCGTTTCCTACGAATTCCCGGTGTTCCGCTTCGCCGGTAGCGACAAGGCGGCATCCTCTGCCTATCTGCAGGCCGCCCTCCATGCCGGCGAACTGCCGGGCGTCGTCGCCATCGACGCGCTGATGCCGATGCTGAACAAGGCCGCGGTCGAGGGCCGCATCAAGGGCAACATCACCATCGTGCCCTGGGCCAACCCGATCGGCCGCGCGCAATATCATTTCGGCGAGCACCAGGGCCGCTTTCACCTGGGCACCCGCACCAATTTCAACCGCGCCTTTCCGCTGCTTGCCAAGCCCGATGCCAAGCTCTTGCCTGACACCGCCCTTGGCGGCGCCGACCAGCGGCTGAAGTCACGCCTGGTGCAGTTGTCGCTCGGTCACGACATCGTGCTCGACCTGCACTGCGACGACGAAGGCCTTGCCTATCTCTACATTCACACCAGCCTGTGGCCGGCCATGGCCGATTGCGCCGCCGCCATGGGCGTCGATGCGGTCGTGCTGTGGAGCGAGGACACCGACGGCACCTTCGAGGGCGCCTCGATCATGCCCTATCAGAACGTTCCCGCCGATGTGGCGAAGTTCGACCGCCGCGTCGCCACCACGGTCGAATATCGCGGTATCCTCGATGTCGATGGCGCGCTCGCCACCGCCGATGCCGAAGGCCTCTATCGGCTGCTGGTGGCGCGCGGCGTGATCGCAGACAGCGCGCTGCCCGCGCCCGGCCCGTTCAAGGGCGTCGTCGCCCCCTTGGAAAACATCGACATGATGCCCGCCCCCCGGGCTGGCGCTGTCCTCTATGACGTAAAGCCCGGCGACCGCGTCGCCCGAGGCGATCGCCTTGCCACCGTCGTCCATGCGCCGGGCGAAGCCGATGGCCGCGCGGAAGTGTTCGCGCCGCAGGACGGCATCATCCTGACCCGCCGCTCGCGCCGCATCATCCGCGCCGGCGAGGACCTTCTGAAACTGGTCGGCGACAGGAAGAGCGCCGATGCAAGATCAGGGACGCTCGAGGATTGA